One genomic window of Pecten maximus chromosome 3, xPecMax1.1, whole genome shotgun sequence includes the following:
- the LOC117322891 gene encoding G patch domain-containing protein 2-like isoform X2, with protein sequence MCHDVNFDVLHLHPIFMENTNPMSILSALMEGHIVKEFQNLRVFSNNKFVRMDELVQDLASALEETARSTKSQSRESQPSGSSSKRCSRKRKGKKRRTFIVDGGNISEASESSVEEALKDYMENIIQQSDSDDIGMSSTVARLTMPLNFSYVPSVESDSVTETFSPRRPQRRRKKYKSMAVDTDPDIMMQPPMHPPKPYQHHHGSDGALHNTSVDQELETSLTPLSSKDNNGLLVSVLPGKRKRSSKSRESSSSLSSSESDGLITNDEGREADDEQSDFFYEGGPACGIPGIIPWWESDAGQREVESDKEFQQILTGTFEHLSKSSQMAFKARVSRLMAKSGREIRFGRRKLKEKHPGYTVSRFLQDRQVWNSMQGVISPVWQSSNNTSSCNDNSKRRRNTPPPTPQTEGFIGNEAEPIPDTNLGSKMLQGMGWTPGSGLGSDGSGIKTPVIAYRRPRRQGLGCRSATKPPDHS encoded by the exons ATGTGTCACGACGTCAACTTCGATGTTTTACATTTACATCCTATTTTCATGGAGAATACGAATCCAA TGTCTATACTTAGTGCACTGATGGAGGGCCACATTGTGAAGGAATTTCAAAATCTGCGAGTTTTCTCAAACAACAAATTCGTGAGGATGGATGAGCTGGTGCAAGATCTGGCAAGTGCTCTTGAGGAGACGGCCAGGAGCACCAAGTCTCAGTCCCGTGAGAGTCAACCCTCAGGGTCATCCTCCAAACGCTGCAGTCGAAAACGTAAAGGAAAGAAACGGCGTACATTTATTGTTGATGGAGGAAACATTAGTGAAGCCTCTGAAAGTAGTGTTGAAGAAGCTCTGAAAGATTACATGGAAAATATCATCCAGCAGAGTGATTCAGATGATATTGGTATGTCATCAACAGTGGCTAGACTGACAATGCCATTAAACTTCAGTTATGTGCCATCAGTTGAATCTGATTCAGTGACAGAAACCTTTTCTCCCAGACGTCCTCAGCGTCGAAGGAAGAAATATAAGTCTATGGCAGTAGACACTGATCCAGACATCATGATGCAGCCACCTATGCATCCACCAAAACCTTATCAGCATCACCATGGCAGTGATGGGGCGCTGCACAACACATCAGTCGATCAGGAGCTTGAGACATCCCTGACACCTCTCTCCAGTAAAGACAATAATGGACTGTTAGTCTCGGTGTTGCCAGGAAAAAGGAAAAGGAGCTCCAAATCAAG AGAGAGCAGTTCAAGTCTAAGCAGTAGTGAGAGTGATGGCCTTATCACCAATGATGAAGGTAGAGAGG CTGATGATGAGCAGAGTGATTTTTTCTATGAGGGTGGTCCAGCATGTGGGATTCCCGGTATCATTCCATGGTGGGAAAGTGATGCAGGTCAGCGAGAAGTTGAGTCAGATAAGGAGTTCCAGCAGATACTGACAGGAACATTTGAACACCTCTCCAAATCCTCACAGATGGCTTTCAAAGCCAGGGTGTCCAGACTCATGGCAAAG TCTGGCAGGGAAATTCGCTttggaagaagaaagttaaAAGAAAAG CATCCTGGTTACACAGTATCCAGATTTCTACAAGATCGACAAGTGTGGAATTCAATGCAGGGAGTGATCTCCCCTGTCTGgcagtctagtaacaacacaAGTTCCTGTAATGATAACTCCAAACGTCGCAGGAATACGCCCCCTCCTACCCCACAGACGGAAG GTTTCATTGGTAATGAGGCTGAGCCTATCCCTGATACAAACCTGGGTAGCAAGATGTTACAGGGCATGGGCTGGACTCCAGGTTCAGGACTGGGATCAGACGGAAGTGGCATAAAAACTCCAGTTATTGCCTACCGTCGCCCACGACGTCAAGGTCTTGGCTGTCGGAGTGCTACAAAGCCACCTGATCATTCTTAA
- the LOC117322891 gene encoding G patch domain-containing protein 2-like isoform X1, whose amino-acid sequence MCHDVNFDVLHLHPIFMENTNPMSILSALMEGHIVKEFQNLRVFSNNKFVRMDELVQDLASALEETARSTKSQSRESQPSGSSSKRCSRKRKGKKRRTFIVDGGNISEASESSVEEALKDYMENIIQQSDSDDIGMSSTVARLTMPLNFSYVPSVESDSVTETFSPRRPQRRRKKYKSMAVDTDPDIMMQPPMHPPKPYQHHHGSDGALHNTSVDQELETSLTPLSSKDNNGLLVSVLPGKRKRSSKSRSDFLSGNSSSSHNKPSKNEDTMDMGSQESSSSLSSSESDGLITNDEGREADDEQSDFFYEGGPACGIPGIIPWWESDAGQREVESDKEFQQILTGTFEHLSKSSQMAFKARVSRLMAKSGREIRFGRRKLKEKHPGYTVSRFLQDRQVWNSMQGVISPVWQSSNNTSSCNDNSKRRRNTPPPTPQTEGFIGNEAEPIPDTNLGSKMLQGMGWTPGSGLGSDGSGIKTPVIAYRRPRRQGLGCRSATKPPDHS is encoded by the exons ATGTGTCACGACGTCAACTTCGATGTTTTACATTTACATCCTATTTTCATGGAGAATACGAATCCAA TGTCTATACTTAGTGCACTGATGGAGGGCCACATTGTGAAGGAATTTCAAAATCTGCGAGTTTTCTCAAACAACAAATTCGTGAGGATGGATGAGCTGGTGCAAGATCTGGCAAGTGCTCTTGAGGAGACGGCCAGGAGCACCAAGTCTCAGTCCCGTGAGAGTCAACCCTCAGGGTCATCCTCCAAACGCTGCAGTCGAAAACGTAAAGGAAAGAAACGGCGTACATTTATTGTTGATGGAGGAAACATTAGTGAAGCCTCTGAAAGTAGTGTTGAAGAAGCTCTGAAAGATTACATGGAAAATATCATCCAGCAGAGTGATTCAGATGATATTGGTATGTCATCAACAGTGGCTAGACTGACAATGCCATTAAACTTCAGTTATGTGCCATCAGTTGAATCTGATTCAGTGACAGAAACCTTTTCTCCCAGACGTCCTCAGCGTCGAAGGAAGAAATATAAGTCTATGGCAGTAGACACTGATCCAGACATCATGATGCAGCCACCTATGCATCCACCAAAACCTTATCAGCATCACCATGGCAGTGATGGGGCGCTGCACAACACATCAGTCGATCAGGAGCTTGAGACATCCCTGACACCTCTCTCCAGTAAAGACAATAATGGACTGTTAGTCTCGGTGTTGCCAGGAAAAAGGAAAAGGAGCTCCAAATCAAGGTCAGACTTCCTTTCAGGAAACAGCAGCAGCAGTCATAACAAACCATCTAAGAATGAGGATACCATGGACATGGGTTCACA AGAGAGCAGTTCAAGTCTAAGCAGTAGTGAGAGTGATGGCCTTATCACCAATGATGAAGGTAGAGAGG CTGATGATGAGCAGAGTGATTTTTTCTATGAGGGTGGTCCAGCATGTGGGATTCCCGGTATCATTCCATGGTGGGAAAGTGATGCAGGTCAGCGAGAAGTTGAGTCAGATAAGGAGTTCCAGCAGATACTGACAGGAACATTTGAACACCTCTCCAAATCCTCACAGATGGCTTTCAAAGCCAGGGTGTCCAGACTCATGGCAAAG TCTGGCAGGGAAATTCGCTttggaagaagaaagttaaAAGAAAAG CATCCTGGTTACACAGTATCCAGATTTCTACAAGATCGACAAGTGTGGAATTCAATGCAGGGAGTGATCTCCCCTGTCTGgcagtctagtaacaacacaAGTTCCTGTAATGATAACTCCAAACGTCGCAGGAATACGCCCCCTCCTACCCCACAGACGGAAG GTTTCATTGGTAATGAGGCTGAGCCTATCCCTGATACAAACCTGGGTAGCAAGATGTTACAGGGCATGGGCTGGACTCCAGGTTCAGGACTGGGATCAGACGGAAGTGGCATAAAAACTCCAGTTATTGCCTACCGTCGCCCACGACGTCAAGGTCTTGGCTGTCGGAGTGCTACAAAGCCACCTGATCATTCTTAA
- the LOC117322891 gene encoding G patch domain-containing protein 2-like isoform X3, with protein MEGHIVKEFQNLRVFSNNKFVRMDELVQDLASALEETARSTKSQSRESQPSGSSSKRCSRKRKGKKRRTFIVDGGNISEASESSVEEALKDYMENIIQQSDSDDIGMSSTVARLTMPLNFSYVPSVESDSVTETFSPRRPQRRRKKYKSMAVDTDPDIMMQPPMHPPKPYQHHHGSDGALHNTSVDQELETSLTPLSSKDNNGLLVSVLPGKRKRSSKSRSDFLSGNSSSSHNKPSKNEDTMDMGSQESSSSLSSSESDGLITNDEGREADDEQSDFFYEGGPACGIPGIIPWWESDAGQREVESDKEFQQILTGTFEHLSKSSQMAFKARVSRLMAKSGREIRFGRRKLKEKHPGYTVSRFLQDRQVWNSMQGVISPVWQSSNNTSSCNDNSKRRRNTPPPTPQTEGFIGNEAEPIPDTNLGSKMLQGMGWTPGSGLGSDGSGIKTPVIAYRRPRRQGLGCRSATKPPDHS; from the exons ATGGAGGGCCACATTGTGAAGGAATTTCAAAATCTGCGAGTTTTCTCAAACAACAAATTCGTGAGGATGGATGAGCTGGTGCAAGATCTGGCAAGTGCTCTTGAGGAGACGGCCAGGAGCACCAAGTCTCAGTCCCGTGAGAGTCAACCCTCAGGGTCATCCTCCAAACGCTGCAGTCGAAAACGTAAAGGAAAGAAACGGCGTACATTTATTGTTGATGGAGGAAACATTAGTGAAGCCTCTGAAAGTAGTGTTGAAGAAGCTCTGAAAGATTACATGGAAAATATCATCCAGCAGAGTGATTCAGATGATATTGGTATGTCATCAACAGTGGCTAGACTGACAATGCCATTAAACTTCAGTTATGTGCCATCAGTTGAATCTGATTCAGTGACAGAAACCTTTTCTCCCAGACGTCCTCAGCGTCGAAGGAAGAAATATAAGTCTATGGCAGTAGACACTGATCCAGACATCATGATGCAGCCACCTATGCATCCACCAAAACCTTATCAGCATCACCATGGCAGTGATGGGGCGCTGCACAACACATCAGTCGATCAGGAGCTTGAGACATCCCTGACACCTCTCTCCAGTAAAGACAATAATGGACTGTTAGTCTCGGTGTTGCCAGGAAAAAGGAAAAGGAGCTCCAAATCAAGGTCAGACTTCCTTTCAGGAAACAGCAGCAGCAGTCATAACAAACCATCTAAGAATGAGGATACCATGGACATGGGTTCACA AGAGAGCAGTTCAAGTCTAAGCAGTAGTGAGAGTGATGGCCTTATCACCAATGATGAAGGTAGAGAGG CTGATGATGAGCAGAGTGATTTTTTCTATGAGGGTGGTCCAGCATGTGGGATTCCCGGTATCATTCCATGGTGGGAAAGTGATGCAGGTCAGCGAGAAGTTGAGTCAGATAAGGAGTTCCAGCAGATACTGACAGGAACATTTGAACACCTCTCCAAATCCTCACAGATGGCTTTCAAAGCCAGGGTGTCCAGACTCATGGCAAAG TCTGGCAGGGAAATTCGCTttggaagaagaaagttaaAAGAAAAG CATCCTGGTTACACAGTATCCAGATTTCTACAAGATCGACAAGTGTGGAATTCAATGCAGGGAGTGATCTCCCCTGTCTGgcagtctagtaacaacacaAGTTCCTGTAATGATAACTCCAAACGTCGCAGGAATACGCCCCCTCCTACCCCACAGACGGAAG GTTTCATTGGTAATGAGGCTGAGCCTATCCCTGATACAAACCTGGGTAGCAAGATGTTACAGGGCATGGGCTGGACTCCAGGTTCAGGACTGGGATCAGACGGAAGTGGCATAAAAACTCCAGTTATTGCCTACCGTCGCCCACGACGTCAAGGTCTTGGCTGTCGGAGTGCTACAAAGCCACCTGATCATTCTTAA